A single window of Zea mays cultivar B73 chromosome 10, Zm-B73-REFERENCE-NAM-5.0, whole genome shotgun sequence DNA harbors:
- the LOC100285960 gene encoding DNA repair helicase UVH6 has translation MRFDLDGLPVHFPYAAIYPEQHAYMGELKRALDARGHALLEMPTGTGKTAALISLITSYSLANPARPLRLIYCTRTVHEMEKTLAELRLLFAHLPPAASRSLLALGLSSRKNLCIHPQASAAAARDSVDTACRRLTASWVREKASSDPDSTPLCEFYETFDRAAAAGDLASFMPPGVYTLADLRALGRERRVCPYFLARQMVKYANVVVYSYQYLLDPKVASIVSREMQKECVVVFDEAHNIDNVCIEALSVSIRKQTLEGAERNLRRISQEIDRFKATDANRLRAEYNRLVDGLAQRGNLPISDAWLANPSLPDDILKEAVPGNIRRAEHFLAVLRRLVRFLDGRLETENVENEMPVSFVASIHSQAGIDQKMLRFCYDRLHSLMMTLEITDTDEFMHIQTICDFATLIGTYTRGFSIIIEPYDDRMPDIRDPVIQLSCHDASLAIRPVFDRFETVVITSGTLSPIDLYPRLLNFNPVISRSFTMSLTRDCICPMVLTRGSDQLPVSTKFDMRSDPGVVRNYGRLLLEMASAVPDGIVCFFVSYSYMDGIVNSWHEMGILQDIMQHKLVFIETPDVVETTLALDNYRKACDCGRGAIFFSVARGKVAEGIDFDRHYGRLVIMFGVPFQYTLSRILLARLEYLRETFQIKEGDFLTFDALRQAAQCVGRVIRSKADYGMMIFADKRYSRHDKRSKLPGWILSHLHDAHLNLSTDMALHIAREFLRRMAQPYDKAGSGGKKTLLTEEDLENLAQDGMAM, from the exons ATGCGGTTTGACCTGGATGGCCTGCCCGTGCACTTCCCGTACGCGGCGATCTACCCGGAGCAGCACGCGTACATGGGGGAGCTCAAGCGCGCCCTCGACGCGCGCGGGCACGCGCTGCTCGAGATGCCCACGGGCACCGGCAAGACGGCGGCGCTCATCTCCCTCATCACCTCCTACTCCCTCGCCAACCCGGCCCGCCCGCTCCGCCTCATCTATTGCACCCGCACCGTGCACGAGATGGAGAAGACCCTCGCCGAGCTCCGCCTCCTCTTCGCCCACCTCCCGCCCGCGGCCTCCCGCTCCCTCCTCGCGCTCGGCCTCTCCTCCCGCAAGAACCTCTGCATCCACCCGCAGgcgtccgccgccgccgcccgggaCTCCGTCGACACCGCCTGCCGCCGCCTTACGGCCTCCTGGGTCCGCGAGAAGGCCTCCTCCGACCCGGACTCCACCCCGCTGTGCGAGTTCTACGAGACGTTCGACCGGGCCGCTGCCGCCGGCGACCTCGCCTCCTTCATGCCGCCCGGGGTGTACACCCTGGCAGACCTCCGCGCGCTCGGAAGGGAGCGCCGGGTCTGCCCTTACTTCCTTGCCAGGCAGATGGTCAAGTACGCCAATGTTGTGGTGTACAGCTACCAGTACCTGCTCGACCCCAAGGTGGCCAGCATTGTGTCCAgggagatgcagaaggagtgtgtGGTCGTGTTCGATGAGGCTCACAACATTGACAATGTCTGCATAGAGGCGCTGAGCGTCAGCATCCGCAAGCAGACGCTGGAAGGCGCAGAGCGAAATCTGCGGCGCATCTCGCAAGAGATCGACAG GTTCAAGGCCACCGATGCCAATAGGCTTCGTGCTGAATACAACAGACTGGTGGATGGACTGGCACAGCGAGGAAATCTACCAA TATCGGATGCTTGGCTCGCGAATCCGTCTTTGCCTGATGACATCTTGAAGGAAGCTGTTCCTGGAAACATAAGGAGGGCTGAACATTTTCTTGCTGTCTTGCGGAGGCTTGTGAGATTCCTTGATGGCCGGCTTGAAACAGAAAATGTTGAGAATGAAATGCCAGTTTCCTTTGTTGCCTCAATCCATTCCCAGGCTGGAATCGACCAAAAAATGCTGAGGTTTTGTTATGACCGGCTACACTCCCTAATGATGACATTAGAGATAACTGATACAGATGAGTTCATGCACATACAGACCATATGTGACTTTGCCACACTGATTGGAACTTATACACGGGGCTTTTCTATTATAATAGAGCCGTATGATGATAGAATGCCTGATATTCGTGATCCTGTTATTCAG CTGAGTTGCCATGATGCTTCACTCGCAATAAGACCTGTTTTTGATCGTTTCGAAACGGTTGTGATCACTTCTGGAACTCTCAGCCCAATAGATCTTTACCCTCGTCTCTTGAATTTTAATCCTGTCATAAGCAGAAGCTTCACCATGTCCTTAACAAGAGATTGTATTTGTCCCATGGTCTTGACCCGAGGAAG TGATCAGCTACCTGTGAGTACAAAGTTCGATATGCGTAGTGATCCTGGTGTTGTGAGGAATTATGGCCGCCTCTTGCTGGAAATGGCTTCTGCTGTTCCAGATGGCATAGTTTGCTTTTTTGTCAGTTATTCCTATATGGATGGCATTGTCAACAGCTGGCACGAAATGGGAATTCTGCAG GACATCATGCAACATAAATTAGTGTTTATCGAAACACCAGATGTCGTTGAGACAACATTGGCTCTTGATAACTACAGAAAGGCATGTGATTGTGGAAGAGGTGCCATTTTCTTCTCTGTTGCCAG GGGCAAAGTTGCTGAAGGTATTGATTTTGATCGGCACTATGGCAGATTAGTTATCATGTTTGGTGTTCCTTTCCAGTACACATTGAGTCG GATATTGCTTGCTAGGTTGGAGTACCTGCGGGAAACTTTTCAGATAAAGGAGGGTGACTTCCTAACATTTGATGCTTTG AGGCAAGCGGCCCAATGTGTCGGTCGTGTTATTCGCTCCAAAGCTGATTATGGGATGATGATATTTGCTGACAAGAG ATACAGTCGGCATGATAAACGGTCCAAGTTGCCTGGGTGGATACTCTCGCATTTGCATGATGCGCACCTAAATCTGAGCACTGATATGGCTCTCCATATAGCTCGTGAG TTTCTCCGGAGGATGGCACAGCCATATGACAAGGCGGGAAGCGGTGGCAAGAAAACGCTGTTAACCGAGGAGGATCTGGAGAATTTGGCGCAGGATGGCATGGCGATGTAA